One region of Polynucleobacter sp. SHI8 genomic DNA includes:
- the phoR gene encoding phosphate regulon sensor histidine kinase PhoR — translation MGLRTIYSLGSIFLLSAVIGHFFSVEYGLYFSIFFLSIFVCYQSWNQYRLLKALKDDDLIGHRRGLGIWQDIFSNIERKAKDWRQEILQSELEYKRFIQAVQASPNGLVMLDEEDQIEWCNNICKEHLRLDPLRDARQPITFLLRHPDFVKYMVKANFSEPLNLDFMGVNGNLMLLLQVFPYGENRKLLLSQDITILKKNESIRQDFVANVSHELRTPLTVLNGFLETLRDLPLNEVERKKYIHMMSAQSSRMLTLVEELLILTRLDHSPISPKTSVVKIADLVQRIVEDGRGLSNGNHIIRMSILSQKNIFGAENELFSAFGNLLTNAIRYTPEGGTIHVYWEDTQDGGAIFSVRDTGIGIAPEHIARVTERFYRVDRSRSRDTGGTGLGLAIVKHVAMRHSALLNIESTLAVGSVFSIIFNKDRMSKEEKELD, via the coding sequence ATGGGGCTTCGGACAATTTATTCTTTAGGGTCTATATTTCTGCTGAGTGCAGTTATAGGCCATTTTTTTTCAGTTGAATACGGTCTTTACTTTAGTATTTTCTTCCTGAGCATTTTTGTCTGTTATCAATCCTGGAATCAATACCGTCTTTTAAAAGCATTAAAAGACGATGATCTTATTGGTCATCGACGTGGTTTAGGTATTTGGCAAGATATTTTTTCAAACATAGAGAGAAAAGCCAAAGATTGGCGACAAGAAATTCTTCAGTCTGAGTTGGAGTACAAGCGATTTATTCAAGCTGTACAAGCATCACCAAATGGACTAGTAATGCTCGACGAAGAAGATCAAATTGAGTGGTGCAACAATATTTGTAAAGAACATTTGCGGCTTGACCCCTTGCGTGATGCTCGTCAACCCATCACCTTTTTGTTAAGACATCCTGATTTTGTAAAGTATATGGTCAAGGCCAATTTTTCTGAGCCATTAAATTTAGACTTCATGGGAGTCAATGGTAATTTGATGCTGTTACTGCAAGTTTTTCCCTACGGAGAAAATCGGAAACTGTTACTCAGTCAGGATATTACTATTCTGAAAAAAAATGAATCTATCCGTCAAGATTTTGTAGCCAATGTTTCGCATGAACTGCGTACTCCGCTGACTGTATTAAATGGGTTTTTAGAGACCTTACGAGATTTACCGCTGAACGAAGTTGAAAGAAAAAAATATATCCATATGATGAGTGCGCAATCCTCACGTATGTTGACTTTGGTAGAGGAGCTGTTGATTTTGACACGACTTGATCATAGCCCTATTTCGCCAAAAACATCGGTTGTAAAAATTGCTGATTTGGTGCAAAGGATCGTTGAAGATGGGCGAGGTTTATCTAACGGAAACCACATCATTCGTATGTCTATTTTGTCGCAGAAGAATATATTTGGTGCCGAGAATGAATTATTTTCTGCTTTTGGTAATTTGCTTACGAATGCGATTCGTTACACACCGGAAGGTGGCACGATACATGTGTACTGGGAAGATACCCAAGATGGTGGCGCTATTTTTTCTGTGCGAGATACAGGGATTGGCATTGCACCTGAACATATTGCTCGCGTCACTGAACGGTTTTATCGCGTTGATCGAAGTCGTTCTAGAGATACGGGCGGGACGGGTTTAGGTTTAGCTATTGTGAAACACGTAGCGATGCGTCATTCGGCTTTACTGAATATCGAAAGTACCCTAGCGGTAGGTAGCGTCTTTTCTATTATTTTTAATAAAGATCGAATGAGTAAAGAAGAAAAAGAACTTGATTAA
- the ppk1 gene encoding polyphosphate kinase 1 translates to MLTSHIPLLNREIGLLEFNSRVLAQAEDLTVPLLERLRYVCIVSSNMDEFFEIRMAGLKAQLAENSNKTLEDGLTIEESYQRLTEFAHHLVNKKYALLQQSILPALASEKVLFKYPSTWTPKLHQWARDFFHRELVPLLTPIALDPAHPFPRVINKSLNFLVSLDGKDSFGRNASLAVVQAPRSLPRVVRVPKQFELKEETCFILLSSFMQAFVGELFPGIQVTGCYQFRITRNSDLFVSEDDITDLRSALQGELPTRHLGDAVRLEINASTPDRLVERILNESNLQESDCYRVSGPVNLVRLVQIPDLIDRPDLKFVAATPQYPSVFMQDQTIFETISKRDILLHHPYESFEPVLELLRQAAHDPQVLAIKQTVYRTGDESLVMDALMEAAKNGKEVTVVVELLARFDEQTNLQWAAKLEAVGAHVIYGVVGHKCHAKMLLIVRRETIQGARGKGKTILKRYAHLGTGNYHPRTAKLYTDFGILTANEQITSDVHYVFQLLTGTGKQIALSHLWQSPFTMQEEIIKHIRAETRAAKAGKKAHIIAKMNALLEPSVIQELYRASQAGVKIDLIIRGVCALMPGVPGLSDNIKVRSIIGRFLEHHRIYYFYANGLEKVYLSSADWMDRNLYRRVEVAFPILDPQIKARVIFEGLKALLQDNQAAWIMQPEGHYQKIKSKSKYPFIAQLELLKMIQG, encoded by the coding sequence ATGCTTACTTCCCACATCCCACTGCTCAACCGAGAAATTGGTCTTTTAGAGTTTAACTCTAGAGTATTGGCTCAAGCTGAAGATCTTACTGTTCCTCTTCTTGAAAGACTACGTTACGTTTGTATTGTATCAAGTAACATGGATGAGTTTTTTGAAATCCGCATGGCTGGTCTCAAAGCTCAATTAGCCGAAAATTCTAATAAAACGCTTGAAGACGGACTTACTATTGAGGAATCCTATCAACGGCTTACTGAATTTGCCCATCATTTGGTCAATAAAAAGTACGCGTTGTTACAGCAATCCATCTTGCCAGCACTTGCCTCAGAAAAAGTACTTTTTAAATATCCTTCAACTTGGACCCCAAAACTGCATCAATGGGCTCGGGATTTTTTTCATCGTGAACTAGTTCCATTGTTAACGCCAATCGCTTTGGATCCCGCGCACCCTTTTCCACGGGTGATCAATAAAAGTTTAAATTTTTTAGTATCTCTCGACGGGAAAGACTCTTTTGGACGCAATGCTTCTTTAGCCGTGGTACAAGCCCCTCGATCTTTGCCACGCGTTGTCAGAGTGCCAAAACAATTTGAGTTAAAGGAAGAAACTTGCTTTATCTTGCTTTCTTCGTTCATGCAAGCATTTGTGGGAGAGCTTTTTCCGGGCATTCAAGTAACGGGCTGTTACCAATTTAGAATTACGCGAAATTCTGATCTTTTTGTTTCTGAAGACGATATTACAGACTTAAGAAGTGCTCTTCAGGGCGAGTTACCTACTAGGCACTTAGGTGATGCAGTTCGCTTGGAAATTAATGCAAGCACACCTGATAGACTCGTTGAGCGAATCTTAAATGAGTCAAACCTTCAAGAGTCAGATTGCTATCGGGTTAGTGGTCCCGTCAACTTAGTGCGGTTAGTTCAAATCCCCGATCTAATTGATCGACCAGATCTGAAGTTTGTGGCTGCAACACCTCAATACCCCTCAGTTTTTATGCAAGATCAGACAATCTTCGAAACAATCAGTAAGAGGGATATTCTCCTGCATCATCCTTACGAAAGTTTTGAACCCGTTTTAGAACTGCTTCGCCAAGCTGCTCATGATCCTCAAGTGCTTGCCATTAAACAAACGGTCTACCGAACGGGAGATGAGTCACTTGTGATGGATGCACTCATGGAGGCAGCTAAAAACGGCAAAGAAGTTACGGTTGTTGTGGAACTGTTAGCGAGGTTTGATGAACAAACGAATTTGCAATGGGCGGCTAAATTAGAGGCGGTTGGTGCACATGTGATCTATGGTGTTGTGGGGCATAAATGCCACGCCAAAATGCTACTGATTGTGAGACGTGAAACCATTCAAGGAGCAAGGGGTAAAGGTAAAACTATCCTGAAACGTTATGCCCATTTAGGTACCGGGAATTATCACCCGCGAACTGCAAAACTTTATACGGACTTCGGCATCTTAACGGCTAATGAACAAATTACATCTGATGTTCATTATGTGTTTCAGCTACTGACGGGTACTGGCAAGCAAATCGCCTTATCTCACCTTTGGCAATCCCCCTTTACGATGCAAGAAGAAATTATTAAGCATATTAGAGCAGAAACAAGAGCTGCAAAGGCAGGCAAAAAAGCTCATATTATTGCCAAAATGAATGCTCTTTTAGAGCCAAGTGTGATTCAAGAACTATACCGAGCATCTCAAGCGGGTGTAAAAATAGACCTAATTATTCGGGGTGTTTGTGCTCTTATGCCGGGTGTGCCTGGGTTATCTGACAATATCAAAGTACGCTCTATCATTGGGCGTTTTTTAGAGCATCATCGCATTTATTACTTTTATGCGAATGGTTTGGAAAAAGTCTATCTTTCCAGTGCAGACTGGATGGATCGGAATTTATATCGTCGCGTAGAAGTAGCATTCCCAATCCTTGACCCCCAAATTAAGGCGCGAGTAATTTTTGAAGGTCTCAAAGCACTACTTCAAGATAATCAAGCTGCATGGATCATGCAACCAGAAGGTCATTATCAAAAAATTAAATCCAAGAGTAAATATCCGTTTATCGCACAACTAGAACTTCTCAAAATGATTCAAGGATAA
- a CDS encoding Ppx/GppA phosphatase family protein, which produces MSFELQSSTKKESDPKLIASVDLGSNSFRMVVAQILETPSGYQLRPVDTLRDPIKLAAGLDSEKNLDAEAFARGLSSIRRFGERLRSFSPMQVRAVATNTLRVARNASQFIQQAELALGFPIEVIAGREEARLVYVGASHGAPANSGNRLVIDVGGGSTEFIIGHGYEAKLMESLYIGCVSHSQKFFVNGAVDAYSFKQAELAARQEIQILAKEYRKKGWDQVIGSSGTAKAIAELIVLNGFDGMSGGYTGFDSSGLITRDGLENLKSSLIESESMQASTLIGLKPDRRQVLPGGLAIMIAAFDELRIDSMEIVEAALRMGVLYDFLGRAQHHDMRFVTVEQFMKRYSVDIEQALRVEQLATLFLEQFPMPENEDRINNLSLLGWAARLHEIGLSISHNGYHKHSAYISANADMPGFSKNDQARLSALLLGHIGKLAKVSSNNHFIDWRMLFCLRLALVLARRRTHEEIPEILVQQTVKGYKVSIPKKWLDDHPLTEFSLKKEAEDWAKVNSEYILDLY; this is translated from the coding sequence ATGTCTTTCGAACTGCAATCATCGACTAAAAAAGAATCAGATCCTAAGCTCATTGCTTCGGTTGATTTAGGCTCAAATAGTTTTAGAATGGTTGTTGCACAAATTTTGGAAACTCCCTCTGGATATCAGTTGCGTCCAGTAGACACTCTTAGAGATCCGATTAAATTAGCTGCTGGTTTAGATAGTGAAAAAAATCTTGATGCTGAGGCATTTGCTAGAGGCTTAAGCTCGATTCGCAGATTTGGGGAGCGTTTACGAAGTTTTTCCCCAATGCAAGTTCGAGCAGTTGCTACCAATACACTGCGTGTCGCTAGAAATGCCTCCCAATTCATTCAACAAGCTGAGCTTGCTTTGGGCTTTCCCATTGAGGTGATTGCTGGTCGTGAGGAAGCACGTTTGGTCTATGTGGGTGCTTCGCACGGCGCACCTGCTAATTCAGGTAATCGCTTAGTGATTGACGTTGGTGGTGGCTCCACAGAATTTATTATTGGTCATGGGTATGAAGCAAAGCTCATGGAGTCTTTATATATTGGTTGTGTATCTCATAGTCAAAAGTTTTTCGTTAATGGCGCGGTGGATGCTTACAGCTTTAAGCAAGCCGAGTTAGCTGCTAGACAAGAGATTCAGATTTTGGCAAAAGAATATCGCAAAAAAGGTTGGGATCAGGTGATTGGCTCATCTGGGACAGCAAAAGCAATTGCTGAGCTCATTGTTTTGAATGGATTTGATGGAATGAGTGGCGGGTATACAGGCTTTGATTCTAGTGGGCTGATAACTCGGGACGGTTTAGAGAATCTGAAAAGTTCTTTGATTGAGTCGGAGTCGATGCAAGCTTCTACATTGATTGGTCTTAAGCCAGATCGTCGGCAAGTGTTGCCCGGCGGCCTAGCGATTATGATTGCAGCGTTTGACGAATTAAGAATTGATTCAATGGAGATTGTAGAGGCGGCGTTGCGGATGGGGGTCTTATATGACTTCCTTGGTCGAGCACAGCACCATGATATGCGCTTTGTTACGGTAGAACAGTTCATGAAGCGTTACTCCGTGGATATTGAGCAGGCATTGCGCGTAGAGCAATTAGCGACTTTATTTTTAGAGCAATTTCCGATGCCTGAAAATGAAGATCGAATCAATAATCTTTCTTTATTGGGTTGGGCTGCCAGGTTACATGAAATTGGTTTGTCCATTTCACATAATGGTTATCACAAGCATTCTGCTTATATATCTGCAAATGCAGACATGCCTGGATTCTCGAAAAATGATCAGGCGCGTTTATCGGCTCTCTTATTAGGTCATATAGGAAAGCTTGCCAAAGTATCATCGAACAACCATTTTATCGATTGGCGGATGTTGTTTTGTTTGCGCCTTGCTTTGGTTTTAGCTAGAAGAAGAACTCATGAAGAGATTCCGGAGATATTGGTTCAGCAAACAGTTAAAGGATATAAAGTAAGCATTCCAAAGAAATGGTTAGATGACCATCCTTTGACCGAGTTTAGTCTTAAAAAAGAAGCAGAAGATTGGGCCAAGGTCAACAGCGAGTACATCCTTGACCTTTACTAA
- a CDS encoding GNAT family N-acyltransferase has protein sequence MKTQKQSPIQVYVARDSSEIKEAQRLRYRVFAEEMGASLPFNAEGLDIDYFDAYCDHLIVRDRETLQVVGTYRVLPPEQAKIIGRLYSESEFDLARLKHLLPKTVEIGRSCVHEDYRSGGVIMALWAGLGSYMKQHGYEIMLGCASVPMGDGGHYAASLNRIFQEKYLSPIEYRTFPKLPLPLDKLNTTLEVEAPPLLKGYLRVGAKICGEPAWDPDFNTADFLTMFRLSDISPKYAKHFLA, from the coding sequence ATCAAAACGCAAAAACAAAGCCCAATTCAAGTCTACGTAGCGCGTGATTCTTCTGAAATCAAAGAAGCCCAACGTCTGCGCTATCGAGTTTTTGCAGAAGAAATGGGTGCTAGCCTACCTTTCAATGCTGAGGGACTTGACATTGATTATTTTGATGCCTATTGCGATCATTTAATCGTTCGTGATCGTGAAACCCTTCAAGTTGTTGGTACTTATCGCGTCTTACCCCCTGAACAAGCAAAAATAATCGGTAGACTCTATTCCGAGTCTGAGTTTGACTTAGCTCGACTGAAACATCTTTTGCCAAAAACAGTTGAGATTGGTCGTTCATGCGTGCATGAAGATTATCGTTCTGGTGGAGTAATTATGGCTTTATGGGCGGGCCTTGGTTCATACATGAAGCAACATGGATATGAAATTATGTTGGGTTGCGCAAGCGTTCCAATGGGCGATGGTGGTCATTATGCAGCTAGCTTGAACCGTATTTTTCAAGAAAAATACTTATCGCCAATTGAATACCGTACCTTCCCAAAACTTCCATTACCACTTGATAAATTAAATACCACTCTAGAGGTAGAAGCACCGCCACTGCTCAAAGGCTACTTAAGGGTAGGAGCAAAAATTTGTGGCGAACCAGCCTGGGATCCTGACTTTAATACCGCTGATTTTTTAACAATGTTTAGACTTTCAGACATCAGCCCCAAATACGCTAAACACTTTTTGGCTTAG
- a CDS encoding diacylglycerol kinase, producing MSEKYSIDQNPHKGNKGITRAFRAAVNSWNGLVFAVREESAFRQELTLASVLVPLSFVLPVSPAEHIILFGSVILVLIVELLNSSVEAAIDRISFEKHDLSQRAKDFGSAAVMLALILCLFSWVCILLPIISRWSSSD from the coding sequence ATGAGCGAGAAATACTCCATTGACCAAAACCCGCATAAGGGCAACAAGGGGATAACAAGGGCTTTTCGTGCTGCTGTGAACTCTTGGAATGGATTGGTATTTGCTGTCCGTGAAGAAAGCGCCTTTCGTCAAGAATTAACCCTGGCAAGCGTGTTAGTTCCGCTTAGTTTTGTTTTACCAGTCTCACCAGCAGAACATATTATTTTATTCGGATCCGTCATCTTGGTTTTAATCGTTGAACTACTGAATTCAAGTGTCGAAGCAGCAATCGATCGTATCTCATTTGAAAAACACGATCTCTCACAACGCGCTAAAGACTTTGGTAGTGCCGCAGTCATGCTTGCACTTATTTTGTGTTTATTTTCATGGGTTTGTATCTTATTACCCATCATTTCAAGATGGTCATCTAGCGATTAA
- a CDS encoding glycosyltransferase family 1 protein, producing MKIMIITDAWEPQVNGVVRTLKQTRKELTLMGHEVDMITPLEFKTFPCPTYPDISLSILPAKKVSRRIKAFKPDAIHISTEGPLGLAARSFAIRNKIPYSTAYHTRFPEYVHARIKIPLAWTYRFLKWFHGPSCAVMAPTPAVMQDLQKYGFTNVVLWSRGVDLDRFQFQESNIINHPKPIFLYVGRVAVEKNIEAFLSLDLPGSKVVVGDGPALALLKDKYPNATYLGGKDQADLPPYYSSADVFVFPSRTDTFGLVLLEAMACGLPVAAFPVTGPIDVIGNSGSGVLKEDLREACLEALKIPKEAAIAHAKLYSWRAASEQFAKHLVPVPEGLVEHSTEIEI from the coding sequence ATGAAAATAATGATCATCACCGATGCTTGGGAACCTCAAGTCAATGGAGTAGTAAGAACTTTGAAGCAAACAAGGAAAGAATTAACTTTAATGGGCCACGAAGTCGACATGATTACGCCATTAGAATTTAAAACCTTCCCATGCCCCACTTATCCTGACATTTCCTTATCGATACTGCCAGCTAAAAAAGTCTCAAGAAGAATCAAAGCATTCAAGCCTGATGCAATACATATATCTACAGAGGGGCCACTTGGATTAGCTGCGCGTTCGTTTGCAATTAGAAACAAAATTCCTTATTCAACGGCATATCACACTCGGTTTCCAGAATATGTTCATGCGCGTATCAAAATTCCATTAGCGTGGACCTATCGATTTTTAAAATGGTTTCATGGCCCGTCATGTGCTGTCATGGCACCAACCCCTGCGGTTATGCAAGACTTACAAAAATATGGCTTTACCAATGTGGTTCTTTGGAGTCGTGGTGTGGACTTAGATCGTTTTCAATTTCAGGAATCGAACATTATTAATCATCCAAAACCTATCTTTTTATATGTCGGTCGTGTTGCCGTTGAAAAAAATATCGAAGCATTTTTATCTCTTGACCTGCCTGGTTCAAAAGTGGTGGTTGGTGACGGTCCAGCTCTTGCCTTACTCAAAGATAAATACCCAAACGCCACTTATCTTGGGGGTAAAGACCAGGCTGACTTACCACCTTATTATTCTTCTGCTGATGTTTTTGTATTCCCAAGCAGAACAGATACTTTTGGTTTAGTTCTCCTGGAAGCGATGGCTTGTGGACTGCCGGTCGCCGCCTTTCCTGTTACTGGCCCCATTGATGTGATTGGCAATTCAGGCTCTGGTGTTTTAAAAGAAGATTTGCGCGAAGCGTGCTTGGAAGCTCTAAAAATCCCCAAGGAAGCTGCGATTGCACATGCAAAGCTATATTCTTGGAGAGCTGCCAGCGAACAATTTGCAAAACATTTAGTGCCAGTTCCAGAGGGACTCGTTGAACATAGTACCGAAATAGAGATCTAA
- a CDS encoding UDP-2,3-diacylglucosamine diphosphatase, with product MMQYRAIWISDIHLGTSGCQANYLLDFLKHNDAQTFYLVGDIIDGWRLKKSWYWPQAHNDVIQKLLRKVRKGAEVFYIPGNHDEVARQFIGMSFGEIQIQNEMIHVTADGKRLWVTHGDLFDSVMQYAKWLAYLGDTAYTCILVVNRWFNNIRIKLGFQYWSLSQYLKHKVKNAVSFIADFEAIMAREARKRKCDGVVCGHIHKAEIRDIDGLLYCNDGDWVESLTALVETFDGELKIIHWPHILQGSEEVVFEPIVITSHQPLSMPVKPFPIHAPAVAKSSTPIPTLELTE from the coding sequence ATGATGCAATATCGCGCAATTTGGATTTCTGATATTCACTTGGGTACCTCTGGTTGCCAAGCGAATTACCTCCTCGACTTTTTAAAACACAACGATGCCCAAACATTTTATCTGGTTGGGGACATTATCGATGGCTGGCGTTTAAAAAAGTCTTGGTATTGGCCGCAAGCACACAACGATGTGATTCAAAAGCTATTACGCAAAGTGCGTAAAGGTGCAGAAGTGTTTTATATACCAGGCAACCACGACGAGGTGGCACGTCAGTTTATCGGTATGTCTTTTGGCGAAATTCAAATACAAAATGAAATGATTCATGTGACTGCCGATGGTAAACGACTCTGGGTCACTCATGGCGATTTGTTTGATAGCGTGATGCAATATGCCAAGTGGTTAGCCTATTTGGGGGATACGGCATATACCTGTATTTTGGTTGTCAATCGTTGGTTCAATAATATTCGCATCAAACTAGGCTTTCAATACTGGTCTTTATCTCAATACCTTAAACACAAAGTAAAAAATGCCGTGAGTTTTATTGCCGACTTCGAGGCAATTATGGCTCGTGAAGCTCGCAAAAGAAAATGTGATGGTGTTGTCTGTGGCCACATTCATAAAGCAGAAATTAGAGATATTGATGGCCTACTGTATTGCAACGATGGTGACTGGGTGGAAAGCCTTACCGCCCTTGTTGAAACGTTTGATGGTGAGTTAAAAATTATCCACTGGCCACATATCCTGCAAGGTTCAGAAGAAGTGGTATTCGAACCTATTGTCATTACTTCACACCAACCTCTGAGTATGCCAGTTAAACCTTTTCCAATACACGCACCAGCTGTTGCAAAAAGCTCCACTCCAATCCCAACCTTAGAGTTAACCGAATGA
- a CDS encoding lysophospholipid acyltransferase family protein yields the protein MILFKYLEIVGHVLYGFYVVILPFRFADQERRNQFLQNWSQKLLRILGVQIEITGNLNQPASGVLYVSNHISWLDIHVINAWQPMRFVAKKEVGEWPVFGWFAKQLNTLFIDRQRKGDSKNVSKQMVQALGSGDHICIFPEGTSSIGDHVLPFKPNLFQAALEAQVACQPISITYTDLQSGGISYGPAFIGDMGLLESIANTVKAAPIKVTVAIMEECQSRLDRKSLSDEAWGKINSSRCTNN from the coding sequence ATGATTTTATTCAAATATTTAGAAATAGTTGGTCACGTTCTGTATGGTTTTTATGTTGTTATTTTGCCATTTCGGTTTGCAGATCAAGAGCGCAGAAATCAATTTTTGCAGAATTGGAGTCAAAAATTACTGCGTATTTTAGGAGTACAAATTGAAATTACTGGTAATTTAAACCAACCAGCTTCTGGAGTACTTTATGTATCGAATCATATTTCATGGCTGGATATTCACGTGATCAATGCATGGCAACCCATGCGTTTTGTGGCAAAAAAAGAAGTTGGGGAATGGCCAGTTTTTGGTTGGTTTGCCAAACAACTTAATACCTTATTTATTGATCGTCAGCGAAAAGGCGACTCTAAAAATGTTTCTAAACAGATGGTTCAAGCACTTGGTTCTGGGGATCATATTTGTATTTTTCCTGAGGGAACCTCATCTATTGGGGATCATGTTTTACCTTTTAAGCCGAATTTATTTCAGGCGGCATTAGAAGCGCAGGTCGCTTGTCAGCCAATTTCTATTACTTACACCGATTTACAGAGTGGGGGAATCAGTTATGGCCCTGCATTTATTGGAGATATGGGGTTGTTGGAATCAATTGCAAATACCGTGAAGGCAGCGCCAATCAAAGTTACTGTCGCAATCATGGAAGAATGTCAGAGCAGACTAGACAGAAAATCCCTCTCTGATGAGGCTTGGGGAAAAATAAATAGCTCAAGATGCACAAACAATTAG
- a CDS encoding TorF family putative porin: MPSLALPNSFFVLAILLLQIGVFYPKASLFASELEQDSQTIEAPSSSPLSFNIGIDSDYRYRGISQTKGKPALSFGSDYDHSSGLYVGTWASTLTWRNDDSQIHLGPLELDFYGGYKFNLGKLDLDVGVLHFEYPYKNTPSGPGRLTPFGTNTTDWYVATTYKQLTLKYSQSFTLIFGDPDFVGSKYIEASIPFELGNDLSLIAHIGRQTFQNSTYTKARYTDISLTLRKSFKNGIEASLVAISTNALQEDYTSDNGNFDGKPALIVGIKYIF, from the coding sequence ATGCCATCTCTTGCTCTGCCAAATTCTTTTTTTGTTTTGGCTATCCTATTACTTCAGATAGGTGTTTTTTACCCTAAAGCATCTCTCTTTGCGTCTGAGCTCGAACAAGACTCTCAAACAATAGAAGCCCCATCAAGCTCCCCTTTATCTTTCAATATAGGAATTGATAGTGATTATCGCTATCGTGGAATATCTCAAACTAAAGGGAAGCCAGCATTAAGCTTTGGCTCTGATTATGATCATTCAAGTGGCTTGTATGTAGGTACATGGGCATCAACGCTCACTTGGCGAAATGATGACTCGCAAATACATTTAGGCCCCTTAGAGCTTGATTTTTATGGTGGATACAAGTTTAACCTTGGCAAGTTAGATTTAGATGTGGGGGTTTTACATTTTGAGTATCCATATAAAAACACTCCCTCGGGACCCGGTCGACTAACACCCTTCGGGACAAACACTACAGATTGGTATGTGGCAACTACCTATAAACAATTAACGCTCAAATATTCACAAAGTTTTACTCTGATTTTTGGTGACCCGGACTTTGTAGGTAGTAAATACATTGAAGCTAGTATCCCATTTGAACTAGGTAATGACTTGAGTCTAATTGCACACATAGGTAGACAAACCTTTCAGAACTCAACCTACACAAAAGCTAGATATACAGATATTTCACTTACGTTAAGAAAAAGCTTTAAAAATGGCATAGAAGCCTCCTTAGTTGCTATATCGACTAACGCACTGCAGGAGGACTATACATCAGACAATGGCAACTTTGACGGAAAACCGGCACTAATTGTTGGTATTAAGTATATTTTTTGA
- a CDS encoding nucleotidyltransferase family protein — MKPSEALNKNRVQIRQIVASHHASNARVFGSVAKGEDTDQSDLDLLIDPTNETTLFDIGAIRRKLKSLLGVTVDVLTPNALPEHFRDEVISSSIPV; from the coding sequence ATGAAGCCATCTGAAGCCCTCAATAAAAATAGAGTTCAAATACGACAAATTGTTGCTTCTCATCACGCCAGTAATGCACGTGTTTTCGGTTCAGTGGCTAAAGGTGAGGACACTGATCAAAGTGACTTAGATCTTTTGATTGACCCCACAAATGAGACTACTTTGTTTGATATTGGAGCAATTCGAAGGAAATTAAAAAGCCTTCTAGGAGTGACAGTGGATGTCCTTACCCCGAATGCTTTACCTGAGCACTTTCGTGATGAAGTGATATCCTCTTCAATACCAGTATGA
- a CDS encoding DUF86 domain-containing protein — MTKHPLRLDDYLKHINQAIDRIESYIKDCDQLAFITNTMIQDAVIRNFEIIGEASRNIERLFPEFIEEHSDIPFIDAYEMRNALSHGYFKVDLDILWKTIQVNLPDLKIQINRLVNR, encoded by the coding sequence ATGACTAAACATCCACTAAGGTTGGATGACTATCTAAAGCATATCAATCAAGCCATCGACAGAATTGAGTCTTATATAAAAGATTGTGATCAATTAGCTTTCATCACTAATACAATGATTCAAGATGCAGTGATTCGAAACTTTGAAATTATTGGAGAAGCATCAAGAAATATTGAACGTCTATTTCCTGAATTTATAGAAGAACACTCTGATATTCCATTTATTGATGCCTATGAAATGCGAAATGCTTTGTCACATGGGTATTTCAAAGTTGACTTAGATATTTTGTGGAAAACCATCCAAGTTAATTTGCCAGATTTGAAAATACAAATTAATAGATTGGTAAATCGGTAA